The Streptomyces pactum genome contains a region encoding:
- a CDS encoding TetR family transcriptional regulator: MADTAGPPGLRERKKQRTRDTLLRSALELFTERGYEETTVDDIAETADVSQRTFFRYFASKEEAAFFVSRLAESHFVDAVHSRPPGEPPLDAMRQALVASWDTINEAVEQLVPLELHLRFCRVIESTPALLAAHLRRAAELEEEIARVIADREGLDVDADPRPRVVVAVFGAVMRVTERIWSTRDDAGLAALRDLTASYLDQVEPALTGNWRGHPGPGPAGQAERADPTP, translated from the coding sequence ATGGCGGACACAGCCGGCCCACCCGGCCTGCGCGAACGCAAGAAGCAACGCACCCGGGACACGCTGCTGCGATCCGCCCTCGAACTGTTCACCGAGCGGGGCTACGAGGAGACGACCGTCGACGACATCGCCGAGACGGCCGATGTCTCGCAGCGCACCTTCTTCCGCTACTTCGCCAGCAAGGAGGAGGCGGCCTTCTTCGTGTCGCGGCTCGCGGAGTCGCACTTCGTCGACGCCGTACACAGCCGGCCCCCCGGCGAGCCGCCGCTGGACGCGATGCGCCAGGCCCTCGTGGCGAGCTGGGACACCATCAACGAGGCCGTCGAGCAGTTGGTCCCGCTCGAACTGCACCTGCGCTTCTGCCGGGTGATCGAGTCGACGCCCGCTCTGCTCGCCGCCCATCTGCGGCGCGCGGCGGAGCTGGAGGAGGAGATCGCGCGCGTCATCGCCGACCGCGAGGGCCTGGACGTGGACGCGGACCCGCGTCCCCGCGTGGTCGTGGCCGTCTTCGGCGCGGTGATGCGGGTGACCGAGCGGATCTGGTCGACACGGGACGACGCCGGCCTCGCGGCACTGCGCGACCTGACCGCCTCCTACCTCGATCAGGTGGAGCCCGCGCTCACCGGGAACTGGCGGGGCCACCCCGGTCCCGGACCGGCCGGGCAGGCCGAACGAGCGGATCCAACCCCGTAA
- a CDS encoding MFS transporter — MTSQTAIDKTGSGGGGAPSGPQGPAPATGLRGHPWLTLITVAVGVMMVALDGTIVAIANPAIAKDLNASFADVQWITNAYFLALAVSLITAGKLGDRFGHRQTFLIGVVGFAAASGAIGLSDTIPLVVAFRVLQGLFGALLMPAALGLLRATFPAEKLNMAIGIWGMVIGASTAGGPILGGVLVEHVNWQSVFFINVPVGVLAVVLGVMILVDHRAENAPRSFDVLGIALLSAAMFCLVWALIKAPEWGWGDGTTWLFLVASVAGFGLFAFWETRVKEPLIPLALFRSVPLSAGVVLMVMMAIAFMGGLFFVTFYLQNVHGMSPIDAGLHLLPLTGMMIVGSPLAGAMITKVGPRIPLAAGMAFTAIAMYGMSTLEKDTGSGLMSLWFALLGLGLAPVMVGATEVIVGNAPMELSGVAGGLQQAAMQIGGSLGTAVLGAVMASRVDNDLAGNWADAGLPELPPEQLGQASEAVQVGVAPVTEGMPEPMAAKVTEVAHETFISGMSLASLVAAGVAAVAVLVAFLTKRGANAEAGAGVGHI; from the coding sequence ATGACTAGTCAGACCGCCATCGACAAGACGGGGTCGGGGGGCGGGGGAGCGCCGTCCGGCCCGCAGGGCCCGGCGCCGGCCACCGGGCTGCGCGGCCACCCGTGGCTCACCCTCATCACCGTCGCCGTAGGGGTCATGATGGTGGCCCTCGACGGCACCATCGTGGCCATCGCCAACCCGGCCATCGCGAAGGACCTGAACGCCAGCTTCGCCGACGTCCAGTGGATCACCAACGCCTACTTCCTCGCCCTCGCGGTCTCCCTGATCACCGCGGGCAAGCTCGGTGACCGCTTCGGGCACCGGCAGACCTTCCTCATCGGCGTGGTCGGCTTCGCCGCCGCCTCCGGCGCCATCGGCCTGTCCGACACCATTCCGCTGGTCGTCGCCTTCCGTGTGCTGCAGGGCCTGTTCGGCGCGCTGCTGATGCCGGCCGCGCTCGGCCTGCTGCGGGCCACCTTCCCGGCCGAGAAGCTCAACATGGCCATCGGTATCTGGGGCATGGTCATCGGCGCCTCCACCGCGGGCGGCCCGATCCTCGGCGGTGTGCTGGTCGAGCACGTCAACTGGCAGTCCGTGTTCTTCATCAACGTGCCGGTAGGCGTCCTCGCCGTCGTCCTCGGTGTCATGATCCTTGTGGACCACCGCGCGGAGAACGCCCCGCGCTCCTTCGACGTGCTGGGTATCGCGCTGCTCTCCGCCGCGATGTTCTGCCTGGTCTGGGCACTCATCAAGGCCCCCGAGTGGGGCTGGGGCGACGGCACGACGTGGCTGTTCCTCGTCGCGTCGGTCGCGGGCTTCGGGCTCTTCGCCTTCTGGGAGACGAGGGTCAAGGAGCCGCTGATCCCACTCGCTCTGTTCCGTTCGGTGCCGCTGTCGGCGGGTGTGGTGCTGATGGTCATGATGGCCATCGCCTTCATGGGCGGCCTGTTCTTCGTGACGTTCTACCTGCAGAACGTGCACGGCATGAGCCCGATCGACGCAGGTCTGCACCTGCTGCCGCTCACCGGCATGATGATCGTCGGCTCCCCGCTCGCCGGAGCGATGATCACCAAGGTCGGCCCGCGCATACCGCTCGCGGCCGGTATGGCGTTCACCGCGATCGCGATGTACGGCATGTCCACCCTGGAGAAGGACACCGGCAGCGGTCTCATGTCGCTCTGGTTCGCCCTGCTGGGCCTGGGCCTCGCGCCCGTCATGGTCGGCGCCACCGAGGTCATCGTCGGCAACGCCCCGATGGAGCTGTCCGGCGTCGCCGGCGGCCTCCAGCAGGCGGCGATGCAGATCGGCGGCAGCCTCGGCACGGCCGTGCTCGGCGCCGTGATGGCCTCGAGGGTCGACAACGACCTGGCCGGCAACTGGGCGGACGCCGGCCTTCCGGAACTGCCGCCGGAGCAGCTCGGCCAGGCCTCCGAGGCGGTCCAGGTCGGCGTCGCCCCGGTGACCGAGGGCATGCCGGAGCCGATGGCCGCGAAGGTCACGGAGGTCGCGCACGAGACCTTCATCTCCGGCATGAGCCTGGCGTCGCTCGTCGCCGCCGGCGTCGCGGCCGTGGCCGTGCTGGTCGCGTTCCTCACCAAGCGCGGTGCGAACGCGGAGGCCGGCGCGGGCGTGGGCCACATCTGA
- a CDS encoding potassium channel family protein encodes MSTDADIRRQTAQERWERHSQRPLLALAVLFAVAYATPIVDSSSSPAVTRACLVTEWVVWGAFTVDYLVRLRLAPHRLRFVRTHWLDLCAVVLPLLRPLRLLRLVSTLLLVGRRARMASQIRLTTYVAGSVFGLLIFGSLAVLSVERTAPDGNIRTLGDAMWWSFTTMTTVGYGDLAPTTAMGRVLAVGLMLSGIALLGVVTANIAAWFIARFERDDVEGRRRTEAIHALTEEVRALRAEVAELRRPGGAVPDPSRNDAVPDGPDGLEPPSHRPRGPLAVPGQNMP; translated from the coding sequence ATGAGTACGGACGCGGACATACGGCGGCAGACGGCACAGGAACGCTGGGAGCGGCACAGCCAGCGGCCCCTGCTGGCGCTGGCCGTGCTGTTCGCCGTCGCCTACGCCACGCCGATCGTCGACAGTTCGTCGAGCCCGGCCGTGACGCGGGCGTGCCTGGTGACCGAGTGGGTGGTGTGGGGGGCGTTCACGGTCGACTACCTGGTGCGGCTGCGCCTCGCCCCGCACCGTCTGAGGTTCGTCCGCACCCACTGGCTGGACCTCTGCGCGGTGGTGTTGCCGCTGCTGCGGCCCCTGAGACTGCTGCGACTGGTCTCGACGCTGCTCCTGGTGGGGCGGCGGGCGCGGATGGCCTCGCAGATCCGGCTGACGACCTACGTCGCCGGCTCGGTGTTCGGGCTGCTGATCTTCGGGTCGCTGGCGGTGCTGTCGGTGGAGCGGACCGCGCCGGACGGGAACATCCGGACCCTGGGTGACGCCATGTGGTGGTCCTTCACGACGATGACCACCGTGGGGTACGGGGATCTCGCGCCGACGACCGCGATGGGACGGGTGCTGGCCGTCGGCCTGATGCTGTCCGGGATTGCGCTGCTCGGCGTGGTGACCGCGAACATCGCGGCATGGTTCATCGCCAGGTTCGAGAGGGACGACGTGGAGGGACGGCGGCGGACCGAGGCCATTCACGCGCTCACGGAGGAGGTCCGGGCGCTGCGGGCGGAGGTGGCCGAGTTGCGGCGGCCCGGCGGCGCGGTGCCGGACCCGTCCCGGAACGACGCCGTGCCCGACGGCCCCGACGGCCTGGAGCCCCCGAGCCACCGTCCTCGGGGGCCACTGGCCGTGCCGGGTCAGAACATGCCGTAG
- the aceE gene encoding pyruvate dehydrogenase (acetyl-transferring), homodimeric type, which translates to MASASDRSDRNPIIIGGLPSQVPDFDPEETQEWLDSLDAAVDERGRERARYLMLRLIERAREKRVAVPEMRSTDYVNTIPTKSEPFFPGNEEIERKILNATRWNAAVMVSRAQRPGIGVGGHIATFASSASLYDVGFNHFFRGKDEGDGGDQVFFQGHASPGIYARAYLLDRLSEEHLDGFRQEKSKAPQALSSYPHPRSMPDFWEFPTVSMGLGPIGAIYQARMNRYMHARGIADTSRSHVWAYLGDGEMDEPESLGQLSIAAREGLDNLTFVVNCNLQRLDGPVRGNGKIIQELESVFRGAGWNVIKLVWDRTWDPLLAQDRDGVLVNRMNTTPDGQFQTYATESGAYIRDHFFGDDHRLRAMVENMTDDQILHLGRGGHDHRKIYAAYKAALEHKGQPTVILAKTIKGWTLGPNFEGRNATHQMKKLTVDDLKRFRDRLHLPISDKELESGPPPYYHPGRDTEEMQYMHDRRLGLGGYVPTRVVRSKPLALPDDKTYATVKKGSGQQSIATTMAFVRLLKDLMRDKEIGKRFVLIAPDEYRTFGMDSFFPSAKIYNPLGQQYESVDRDLLLAYKEAPTGQMLHDGISEAGCTASLIAAGSAYATHGEPLIPVYVFYSMFGFQRTGDQFWQMGDQLSRGFVLGATAGRTTLTGEGLQHADGHSQLLASTNPACVAYDPAFGFEIAHIVEDGLRRMYGADEQHPHGEDVFYYLTVYNEPIQHPAEPENVDVEGILKGIHRFSEGTGGSIPAQIMASGVAVPWAVEAQRILAEEWNVRADVWSATSWNELRREAVGCEEHNLLHPEEEQRVPYVTRKLAGAQGPFVAVSDWMRSVPDQIARWVPGTYQSLGADGFGFADTRGAARRFFHIDAQSIVVGVLSELAREGKVDRSVLKQAIDRYRLLDVAAADPGVAGGDA; encoded by the coding sequence GTGGCTTCCGCATCCGATCGCAGTGATCGCAATCCGATCATCATTGGCGGCCTTCCCAGTCAGGTTCCTGACTTCGATCCCGAGGAGACCCAGGAGTGGCTCGACTCCCTCGACGCCGCCGTCGACGAGCGCGGCCGGGAGCGGGCCCGCTATCTGATGCTGCGGCTGATCGAGCGGGCCCGCGAGAAGCGCGTGGCCGTGCCCGAGATGCGCAGCACGGACTACGTCAACACCATCCCGACCAAGAGCGAGCCGTTCTTCCCCGGCAACGAGGAGATCGAGCGCAAGATCCTCAACGCCACCCGCTGGAACGCGGCGGTGATGGTCTCGCGCGCCCAGCGTCCCGGCATCGGCGTCGGCGGCCACATCGCGACCTTCGCCTCCTCGGCGTCCCTGTACGACGTGGGCTTCAACCACTTCTTCCGGGGCAAGGACGAGGGCGACGGCGGCGACCAGGTCTTCTTCCAGGGACACGCCTCGCCGGGCATCTACGCGCGCGCGTACCTGCTGGACCGGCTCAGCGAGGAGCACCTGGACGGCTTCCGGCAGGAGAAGTCGAAGGCGCCCCAGGCCCTGTCGTCGTATCCGCACCCGCGGTCGATGCCGGACTTCTGGGAGTTCCCGACGGTCTCGATGGGTCTCGGCCCGATCGGCGCGATCTACCAGGCGCGGATGAACCGCTACATGCACGCGCGCGGGATCGCCGACACGTCGCGCTCGCACGTGTGGGCCTACCTCGGCGACGGCGAGATGGACGAGCCGGAGTCGCTGGGCCAGTTGTCCATCGCGGCCCGCGAGGGCCTGGACAACCTGACCTTCGTCGTCAACTGCAACCTGCAGCGCCTCGACGGCCCGGTGCGCGGCAACGGGAAGATCATCCAGGAGCTGGAGTCGGTCTTCCGGGGCGCCGGCTGGAACGTCATCAAGCTGGTGTGGGACCGCACCTGGGATCCGCTGCTCGCCCAGGACCGCGACGGTGTGCTGGTCAACCGCATGAACACCACCCCGGACGGCCAGTTCCAGACGTACGCCACCGAGTCCGGCGCCTACATCCGCGACCACTTCTTCGGCGACGACCACCGGCTGCGCGCGATGGTCGAGAACATGACCGACGACCAGATCCTGCACCTGGGGCGCGGCGGTCACGACCACCGGAAGATCTACGCGGCGTACAAGGCGGCCCTGGAGCACAAGGGCCAGCCGACGGTCATCCTGGCCAAGACGATCAAGGGCTGGACGCTGGGCCCGAACTTCGAGGGCCGCAACGCCACGCACCAGATGAAGAAGCTGACGGTCGACGACCTCAAGCGCTTCCGCGACCGGCTGCACCTGCCGATCTCCGACAAAGAGCTGGAGTCCGGCCCGCCGCCGTACTACCACCCCGGCCGGGACACGGAGGAGATGCAGTACATGCACGACCGCCGGCTGGGTCTCGGCGGGTACGTGCCGACCCGGGTCGTACGGTCGAAGCCGCTCGCACTGCCGGACGACAAGACGTACGCGACCGTGAAGAAGGGGTCGGGACAGCAGTCCATCGCGACGACGATGGCCTTTGTGCGGCTGCTGAAGGACCTCATGCGGGACAAGGAGATCGGCAAACGGTTCGTGCTGATCGCGCCGGACGAGTACCGCACGTTCGGCATGGACTCGTTCTTCCCGAGCGCGAAGATCTACAACCCGCTCGGACAGCAGTACGAGTCCGTGGACCGGGACCTGCTGCTCGCCTACAAGGAGGCGCCGACCGGGCAGATGCTGCACGACGGCATCTCGGAGGCGGGCTGCACGGCCTCGCTGATCGCGGCCGGATCGGCGTACGCCACGCACGGCGAGCCGCTGATCCCGGTCTACGTCTTCTACTCGATGTTCGGTTTCCAGCGCACCGGCGATCAGTTCTGGCAGATGGGCGACCAGTTGTCGCGCGGTTTCGTGCTGGGCGCGACCGCCGGCCGTACGACGCTGACCGGTGAGGGCCTCCAGCACGCGGACGGCCACTCGCAGTTGCTGGCCTCGACCAACCCGGCCTGTGTGGCGTACGACCCGGCCTTCGGCTTCGAGATCGCGCACATCGTCGAGGACGGTCTGCGCCGGATGTACGGCGCGGACGAGCAGCACCCGCACGGCGAGGACGTCTTCTACTACCTCACCGTCTACAACGAGCCGATCCAGCACCCGGCCGAGCCGGAGAACGTGGACGTCGAGGGCATCCTCAAGGGCATCCACCGCTTCAGCGAGGGCACGGGCGGCTCGATCCCGGCGCAGATCATGGCGTCCGGGGTCGCGGTGCCGTGGGCCGTCGAGGCGCAGCGGATCCTCGCCGAGGAGTGGAACGTGCGCGCCGACGTCTGGTCGGCGACCTCCTGGAACGAGCTGCGGCGCGAGGCGGTGGGGTGCGAGGAGCACAACCTGCTGCATCCCGAGGAGGAGCAGCGGGTGCCGTACGTGACGCGGAAGCTGGCCGGTGCGCAGGGGCCCTTCGTGGCGGTGTCCGACTGGATGCGGTCGGTTCCGGACCAGATCGCGCGGTGGGTGCCGGGGACGTACCAGTCGCTGGGCGCGGACGGGTTCGGCTTCGCGGACACGCGCGGTGCGGCGCGGCGCTTCTTCCACATCGACGCGCAGTCGATCGTGGTGGGGGTGCTGAGCGAGCTGGCGCGTGAGGGGAAGGTCGACCGGTCGGTGCTGAAGCAGGCGATCGACCGGTACCGGCTGCTCGATGTGGCGGCGGCGGATCCGGGAGTCGCGGGCGGCGACGCCTAG